The following is a genomic window from Prevotella sp. E13-17.
ATAACAGGAATCTCTGTGATACGCTCAGAACGCATGCGGTCACGCAACGTGCGGTCAAGCATCTCGATGATAAAGAAGTAGAGGGCAGTCAACACAAAGGTTAGCATGAATGCTCCAAGAAGCACCATCATGCGGTTGGTGGGCTGCGCATTCAATGGGAATACGGGGGGATTCAGCACACGTAATGTTGCGGTCGACATTTGGAGGTTGCGCTGACGCAAACGGGCCGCATTCAAAGAGTTAAGCATAGACATGTAGTTACTCTCGATAAAGCCGATGTGACGATCTTTACGGTCGAGTGTAGCACCAATGGGCGAGTAGTATATGAACTGCTCGTCGATACTTTGCTGCATGATATCTTGCGCACCAAACTCAGCTCGAGTTCTTTCTAACAGAATAACTTGTTCAAGCCAACGGTCGATCAATTCGTTTGCCTTGATACCTGTATCTGTATTATAATTGGCTGATTCGAGGGTACGAGACAATGCTTTAACTTTTTTGGTTGTTTCTTCCAATTGATGTTCAGCTTTAGCTAATTCGAGTTGTGCTTCATTGCTGTTGCTGCTCTCGCTACTCATTAGCTTTAGATTGGCTATACGTGACTCTAAACGTGTAATGTCACGAACTAATTGAGAGAATTCTTGATTTGATTCTATAATCTTTGCTCTGTCACCCAATTGCTTTTTGAAATAGGCAATCAAAGCTTCTGTTGTCGCCATATTCATGCGCAGCTCATTCTTTTTGTTTTGCTGCTCCATTTCCAATTGAGTCAATGATTTAGTCTGTTCACCATAGTTTATGATACGGTGCTTGACATTATATTTGATGAGATCGTTCTCTGCACCAGTAAGAACACGATATAGTCGTGCTACCTCACGCTCAAAGAACTTGATGACGTTAAGCGTTTCTCCATAGCGCAGTTGCTGATATTGGCGAGCAAATACTTCGTTCAGAATATCAAGCGTGTTATAGCAAATACCAGGATCATTGGCTGAATAAGCAATATCGATGATATCGCTACCATTAAGTTGGAGCACCTTCAGCCTGCCTGTAATACTATTGATACTAAAGTAAGGGTGGTAATTCAAAAGGCCAAACAGGTAGTTGTCCTGAGCAGGCTTTTCGTATGCTTTGAGATTCTTGTATGTGTCGTTCTCGCTATTATGGTTAATTAATGCCTTGACATCGGCAGGTACTGTGGCCATCAACTGACGGTAATGTTCCGCAGAGATGTAATTATTGTCTTTGTTGGGGTTGCCATACATCATGCAGCGAGCAAACAAACGCAATGCCACTTCATGGATTGTGTTGTCTGTCTGGATAATCAGCATGAGGTTGGTCATGTTAGTTTGTGGATTACCGCCAGCAATACCAGACCCACCTTCGATATTATAACCGGTAATCATACCTGTATAAATAGTGGTGTTCGCATTGTATATTCTCTCCATGTTGCGTGTAGAGAACCATGCAATTACCAATGCTATCATTGGTAAAATGATGAGATACCGATGAATCTTATATAGAAATCTGACAATATATCTAAATATATCCATAATGCAGAGTAAAGATTATAATAACAATTTATTTGTCTGTCTTTGCTTCTTTAGCCATTTTCTCAGCCTCTTTAGCTGCTTTTGCGGATTCTTTTTCTCTCAGCTTTTCAGCTTTTATTTCTTCTTCCACTTCGGCCTTAATGCGTTTTTGCACGACTTTGTTTTCTTTTTCTATCTGTTTCTCCGACTTTTTAACAGCTTCATCAAGTGTTATGTCGGTTGTCGTATTTGTTATAATAGGTGTATGGGTAAGAATTTCAAGGGTGACAATATCCGTCGTGATTTGGGTCAGAAGGGTTTGGTAGGTATCTACGGCTCTTTGACTTTCAATACCATTACTGGTATAGGTTGATATATCCATGTTACCATGGTGGAATTCAAGTTCGTTCAACGCTTCTGAACCTTGTGCGATGGCTGCAGCAGTACCAGCGTTCTTGAGTGTCACAAGATTGTTGGTGATGCGGATATATAGCGTAACAATTTGAAGTTTAAGCTCATCGAAGGCAACATCTTTTTTTAGTTGTGCATTATCTACTAACAATTTCTTTCGTTTGACGGAGTGACCGAGATCAAGTAGGTCCTCTAAAGGTACGCTGACGTTGACTCCCACATTCCAATAAGATTGCTCAGAACCCTGGAACTGGTAAATCATAGGACTTATTTCTGAGGAGTTGTTGCCCCACATATCGGCTTTACCGTAGCTATAGCTGGCGTGACCTTGTACGTAAGAGAATATATGTTTGCGCTGTTTGACAACTTCGGCTTCTGCAATTTCCTGTTCTTTTGCCAATTGCAGAATGGATGGGTTCATTTTGGCATTTTCAAACAATACGGCAAGAGGGGGAAGTTTAAACGTGGAAAAGTTAAACCCTGTTTGCGAATTTGAATCGAAAAAACCTGCATTAATACCAGTTTCGTCTGATGTTTGGCCAAATGAAATGCTGCTAGCAAAAGCTAAAATGGCAGTCAAAAATATATTTCTTGTCATAGTCACTTGCTATTTCAGATTGCTATTTATACGTTTTCTTTCTGGACAAAGGAAAAAATCGTGCGGAAGATAATCTTCATGTCAAGCCAAAAATTATAGGTCTGACCATACAGAATATCTAACTGCTTACGTTCTTCGGCAGACATATTGCCACCTTTGCCACGTTCCTCAACTTGCCAAAGACCGGTTAGACCTGCAGGCGCAACAAAACGGTCGATGGTGGTATCTACAGTCAATTTTTCAGCTTCGTAAAGTGGTAGAGGTCGATTTCCAACTATAGACATGTCGCCTTTCAAGATATTGAAAAGTTGTGGAAGTTCATCTATGCTGTACTTACGGATAAATTTGCCTACTTTCGTGACGCGTGGATCGTTCTCAATCTTGACGAATGCATTGTTGTTTTCCTCCTGACGTTGCTTGCTGAAATCGTTTTCAGAAACTACAAAATCATCGCCAACAAGCATTACTTCCTCATCACTAATCATCATTTCTGACTCAATGCCCATATCGTACATGTTCTGCTCTGCCTCTTCTCCAAGGGGAGAGGTAATGACTTGCTTCTGGGTATTATCGTTTTCTGAATACTGATTCGCTGTCTTGCTGAGTTCTTTGAGACGTTTCTCTGCATCTGTGTACATAGAACGGAACTTAAGGAAATCAAAGACCTTGTAGTTGGTTCCGACTCGTTTTGACTTAAACAATGCAGGACCAGGACTTTCTAGCTTGATAGCTATCGTTGTAATGATCATTATAGGCGAAAGAATAATGATACCTAACAGCGAAAATACAATATCGAAGATACGTTTCCAAAGGGGAATTTTGAAACGCAGAATTTTCTGTTTGGAAACATTTGTATCAAAAAGCATGTCTTCGCGATCATAGATGAACTGAAGTTTCTTACTTAGTTCTGTAACGGGCGCATTAGGAGCCAAAGTATCGTTAATACCACATTTTTGATATATAATTCTTTCTTCTTGTGATAGTGTGTGAGTCAGAAGAATAATATATAGGGAAGGACATGACTGACGTAAATATGTAATAGCAGTTACATCCTCAGCACGAAGATTCTTTTCGTAGATGAGGATATAATGCTCATTATGTGCACGCTTGTTGCACAAGTCAGCTGTTTCAATATAACTTCTTGTAAAAATGACCTTCTTGCCAGGCAGGTATTTCAGGCGTTCTTCTGATTCAGGGTCCTGACCTAAGTAAATAACACCTATCATAACATTCAATTAGTTGGGCAATATCTTTTTGACTCTAATCTTTAATTCCATTGGATTGAAAGGCTTTACAATGTAATCTTCTGCCCCGATCTCCAACAGGCGGATGCGCTCACTTGTAGAGTCTTCGCTGGAAAGCATGATGACAGGAATGTGGCGGAATAACTCATTCTGCTTAATCCACTCCAAAAAGTCATCTCCACGCATGCCTGGCATACGAATGTCAGAAATAATTAGATCTGGAGTGTTGCCGGATTGAAGCCACTTCACACCTTGTAACCCATCAGGTAACCATTGTACATCATAGTCGCTCATTAGGTAGATTGAGAGAACTTTGGCAATAGTCTCTTTGTCGTCTAGTATAAGAATCTTTTTTTTCATATATGAATAAACTTGTTGATAATTCGAAATTTACTTTTCCGTGCAAAGGTAGGAAAAATATTTTAAGCAGCCATAGATTGTATGAAAAAAATGCTTTTTTTATTAAAAAAAAGACTTTTAGTAAAGATTAATAACATTGAAAAAGGCGGATTATTCATCTCCGTTATGTGTTCGAAGTATGATGCTGGTGGCTCCAATTGTAAACAAGGTTCCGTCTTCTATGGTGCGACGTTCACCTTGCCGCAATTCGACATTGTCCACAAACGTTCCAGTATTGCTGTTTGTGTCTCTAAGTGTGTATTTTAGCTGCCCACGCTTGTCAAGGCTGACATTAATGATACAGTGTGTCAGGTCCACACTCGGATCAACGGTCTCAATTGGGGTGTTAATGGGGTTTCCTTTTTGATAGCGACCGATTGTGTTGTCGCCCATTTGAAGTGGCAGAATCTGTTTGTAGTGAAAAACGTTCTCGATGACAATGATGCTGCCGCAGGGGGCTTCGTCTTTGCTTCTCTCGCCGTTGTCGTTAATTAGTTGCTCGTTTTCCTTTTTTAGTGTTTCGCGCAATTTCGCGACACCTAAGCGAATGCCAAACTGTTTACCGCATTCGGGACATTGGAAGACAAGCGACTGACCTGTTGCATACTTCGTTTCGTCGAATGTGATGTATTGGTCACATTTTGGACAACGTACTCGTTTCATCTCGAATGTTTTATGGCTGAACTTTCAAAACCCAAGCATCTTGGAAATGCTCGCTTTGATTTTGTAATGACTGTAGTTGGTTGTATGCTTCAGATTCGCTGACGAAATGTCCATATACAACACGTGTCATGGTGGTGGTCAATATGCGCACATCTTCAAAGCCTTTGGCTTGTAATTGGCTTACGAATATTTCAGCATTTTTTTTGGAAACCTGACTTGCTAGAACTAAACAATATTGAGGTTTTGTCTCCGTTGTTTGTTTTGGTTCTGTTTTAGCAGTGCTTTTAGTCTTTGTCGTATTAACAGTATTGCTGTTTTCTGTTAGAGCCTTTGCAATTGATTCTGCTGTGATATCTCCTGTATGTGTCGTGGTGTGTGTGCTAGGAATGGAAATGAACGCGCTTTGCTGAATGTTCGTGGGTATCTCACTATCTGATATGGGAGTACCAATCATGAAGAAAGCAATGATGGCTGCGACAGCAGCAACCATGTTGCGAATCCATGACATTTTGATGGTTATCGCATTTTCATGGATGCCAATATTATTCGTTTCCGGATTGTGAGCGGTAGTAGAGGCTAAACGTGGTATTTCGAAAGAGCCAAGTCCATAAAGAGCTGGCGTCAAAATACCAGCTTCGCAAGGTGAAAAAGTTAGATGACCTTCATCGTTGAGAGAAAGTATGCCGATATCGTTTAGTTCGTATTCACCTTCTGTTTCCAAATGTAAACGTAGTTCTTGAACTTCTGCTTCAATGCGTCGGAGAGCTTCAGGGTAACTGATGTCGTAAGCCTCTACGTAAGATTGAACAAGTAGTGAGTCGTTGATGGTGAGTTGTGGATTAAAGCCCAAAGAACGGAGTGGGGGGAGAAAAAGGGATTCTTGCTCGTCGTAACGTGCATCCATATAGTGACCCATGAATCCACCAAGCCCAGGCACAATGACACAATCATTGTTTAAGAGTAAAACTTCTATATGTTTTTCCAGTTCAATCATGTGTGCAAAATTACTCCTTTTTTTTGAGATAAGCAAATAAATAACCAAAAATCATTCGACAATTCGGATTATTTTTTTAATTTTGCACTCAAAAATACAATATAATACATTAATGATTTATAAGGAAACTTCAATTGAAGGAGTGTATGTAATTGAGCCACGGGTGTTTAAGGATGCACGTGGATATTTTTTCGAGTCTTGGAAACAAGAGGAATTCGAACAACATGTGGGTGCGGTTCACTTTGTACAGGATAATGAATCGATGTCTTCGCGAGGGGTTTTGCGGGGGCTCCATTTCCAGAAAGGAGAGTATTCGCAGGCGAAGTTGGTAAGAGTCATTCTTGGTCGTGTGCTTGATGTTGCTGTAGATCTACGTAAGAGTTCCTCCACATTCGGAAAATATGTTGCTGTAGAACTGAGTGATGAGAATAAACGTCAGTTCTTTATTCCTCGTGGTTTCGCTCATGGCTTTTTAGTTTTGAGTGAGAAAGCAATATTTACTTATAAGGTAGATAATGTGTATGCTCCGCAGGCAGAGGCAAGTATTCGTTGGGATGATTCGGATCTGAACATTCAATGGCCTACAGAATCGATGAATGTGTTGACGAGCGAAAAGGATTTGAAGGCCTCTATGTTTAGGGATTCCTACTATTTTGACTAAATTATAATAAAAAAGGTGCGATTAGATATGAAAGGAATGTTCTTTATGATGATTTCTTGTAGTGTGATTCTTGTCGCATGCTTTAGTTGTGTTGGTGGTACCTCCAGCACGTTAAATACAGAGAATCTGGAAGCAAAGGCAATGTTGCAGGGGATTTGGGTTGAAGATAACACAGAAGAGGTTGTGTTTAGAGTTGATGGAGATACCGTCTATTATCCCGATGATTCAAGCCAACCATCCTATTTTCGTATAGTCAACGACTCGCTGGAGCTTGGTGGATATCGCTATGCCGTTGTGCAACAGACAGAGCATACCTTTTGTTTTCTAAACCAAGCGGGAGATGATGTGAAGTTGCGAAAAAGTACTTCGTCAGCTGATTCGTTGGCATTCTGCAGGCACCAGCCAGAGATGATTTCCAGTTCGGTTGTTGTGAAACGCGATTCAGTGGTACTTTACAATGGTGAACGTTATCATTGGTATGTTGCTATTAATCCTACAAAATATCAGGTGACAAAGACCTCGTATAACAGTGAGGGCGTTGGTGTAGAGAATGTGTATTATGACAACATCATACATATCAGTTTATATCATGGTGCAAAGCGCTTGTTTTCGCGTGATATGAAAAAGCAGATGTATGAAGGCAAGGTTCCGAATGAGTTCCTCTCGCAGGCTATTCTAGGTGGTATGGCATATGATTATATAGACGCCAAGGGTGTTCATTTCAATGCCACACTTTGTGTTCCAGAAGAAGCCAGCTGTTATATGATAGAGACTCTGGTCGGTTTTGATGGCCAATTGTCTATGAATCTGTTGGAGTATTAATCCAGTCATCTATTAATCTGCGTGCAATCGAAAGCTTTTCAGGCAGATTGGGCAGATTGTCACGGTGAAACCATGCAGCCTTGCTTATTTCTTCTCGTTGTAGATGTAGTTCGCCTCCAGCATAATCGGCATGAAAGCCAACCATGATTCCGCAAGGATATGGCCAAGGTTGTGAACCAAAATAGCGCAGATTTTTGATGGATAGACCAGTTTCCTCCATCACTTCTCTTTGGACAGCTTCTTCCAATGTCTCCCCAGTTTCTACGAAACCAGCAATGAGTCCATAGAAATCTCTTCTGAAACTTCTACCTCTGGCTAATAATACTGTGTCTGCATCGCGATGGATGAGCACGATAACAGCAGGTGAGAGTTGTGGCCATATTTCTTTTCCGCACATCTCGCAACGTTTTGATATGTCTGTGTGGAAGTGCATGTGCCCGCCACATACACCACAGAATTTAGTGTTCTTGTCCCAGTAAATGAGCTCTGCACACTTGCCTGCTTTTAAGTAAAGAGCCTCTGGTAGTTTATAATAGCTCTGACGTAGCGGGCACATTTCGTATTTGTCGTTGTCAAAGACAGGTGTATCTATGGTATATGCCTTGACTTCAGCATTGCCGAGTGCGGAGACATTGAGTAGTGTTGTCCAGGGTTTTAAGGCGATGGGAGGTTCCTCTTGATAGGGAATGGTGTAGGTTCCATCCGCTTTTTTCTCCAGCATGATGTCGTCTTTACAGAATACAAAATAATAGTATCTCATTGTTTATTCTCCAAATAATAGTTGTCTGTCTCGTTGTGCTGCAGGTATTGTCCAGGCTTCGGGCACAAATTTCCAGTTGTTGTTGGGTCTGG
Proteins encoded in this region:
- the nudC gene encoding NAD(+) diphosphatase translates to MRYYYFVFCKDDIMLEKKADGTYTIPYQEEPPIALKPWTTLLNVSALGNAEVKAYTIDTPVFDNDKYEMCPLRQSYYKLPEALYLKAGKCAELIYWDKNTKFCGVCGGHMHFHTDISKRCEMCGKEIWPQLSPAVIVLIHRDADTVLLARGRSFRRDFYGLIAGFVETGETLEEAVQREVMEETGLSIKNLRYFGSQPWPYPCGIMVGFHADYAGGELHLQREEISKAAWFHRDNLPNLPEKLSIARRLIDDWINTPTDS
- a CDS encoding TolC family protein, which produces MTRNIFLTAILAFASSISFGQTSDETGINAGFFDSNSQTGFNFSTFKLPPLAVLFENAKMNPSILQLAKEQEIAEAEVVKQRKHIFSYVQGHASYSYGKADMWGNNSSEISPMIYQFQGSEQSYWNVGVNVSVPLEDLLDLGHSVKRKKLLVDNAQLKKDVAFDELKLQIVTLYIRITNNLVTLKNAGTAAAIAQGSEALNELEFHHGNMDISTYTSNGIESQRAVDTYQTLLTQITTDIVTLEILTHTPIITNTTTDITLDEAVKKSEKQIEKENKVVQKRIKAEVEEEIKAEKLREKESAKAAKEAEKMAKEAKTDK
- a CDS encoding response regulator transcription factor; this encodes MKKKILILDDKETIAKVLSIYLMSDYDVQWLPDGLQGVKWLQSGNTPDLIISDIRMPGMRGDDFLEWIKQNELFRHIPVIMLSSEDSTSERIRLLEIGAEDYIVKPFNPMELKIRVKKILPN
- the rfbC gene encoding dTDP-4-dehydrorhamnose 3,5-epimerase, producing the protein MIYKETSIEGVYVIEPRVFKDARGYFFESWKQEEFEQHVGAVHFVQDNESMSSRGVLRGLHFQKGEYSQAKLVRVILGRVLDVAVDLRKSSSTFGKYVAVELSDENKRQFFIPRGFAHGFLVLSEKAIFTYKVDNVYAPQAEASIRWDDSDLNIQWPTESMNVLTSEKDLKASMFRDSYYFD
- a CDS encoding sugar transferase, with product MIGVIYLGQDPESEERLKYLPGKKVIFTRSYIETADLCNKRAHNEHYILIYEKNLRAEDVTAITYLRQSCPSLYIILLTHTLSQEERIIYQKCGINDTLAPNAPVTELSKKLQFIYDREDMLFDTNVSKQKILRFKIPLWKRIFDIVFSLLGIIILSPIMIITTIAIKLESPGPALFKSKRVGTNYKVFDFLKFRSMYTDAEKRLKELSKTANQYSENDNTQKQVITSPLGEEAEQNMYDMGIESEMMISDEEVMLVGDDFVVSENDFSKQRQEENNNAFVKIENDPRVTKVGKFIRKYSIDELPQLFNILKGDMSIVGNRPLPLYEAEKLTVDTTIDRFVAPAGLTGLWQVEERGKGGNMSAEERKQLDILYGQTYNFWLDMKIIFRTIFSFVQKENV
- a CDS encoding DUF4738 domain-containing protein, with translation MKGMFFMMISCSVILVACFSCVGGTSSTLNTENLEAKAMLQGIWVEDNTEEVVFRVDGDTVYYPDDSSQPSYFRIVNDSLELGGYRYAVVQQTEHTFCFLNQAGDDVKLRKSTSSADSLAFCRHQPEMISSSVVVKRDSVVLYNGERYHWYVAINPTKYQVTKTSYNSEGVGVENVYYDNIIHISLYHGAKRLFSRDMKKQMYEGKVPNEFLSQAILGGMAYDYIDAKGVHFNATLCVPEEASCYMIETLVGFDGQLSMNLLEY
- a CDS encoding SPOR domain-containing protein; translated protein: MIELEKHIEVLLLNNDCVIVPGLGGFMGHYMDARYDEQESLFLPPLRSLGFNPQLTINDSLLVQSYVEAYDISYPEALRRIEAEVQELRLHLETEGEYELNDIGILSLNDEGHLTFSPCEAGILTPALYGLGSFEIPRLASTTAHNPETNNIGIHENAITIKMSWIRNMVAAVAAIIAFFMIGTPISDSEIPTNIQQSAFISIPSTHTTTHTGDITAESIAKALTENSNTVNTTKTKSTAKTEPKQTTETKPQYCLVLASQVSKKNAEIFVSQLQAKGFEDVRILTTTMTRVVYGHFVSESEAYNQLQSLQNQSEHFQDAWVLKVQP
- a CDS encoding FHA domain-containing protein, giving the protein MKRVRCPKCDQYITFDETKYATGQSLVFQCPECGKQFGIRLGVAKLRETLKKENEQLINDNGERSKDEAPCGSIIVIENVFHYKQILPLQMGDNTIGRYQKGNPINTPIETVDPSVDLTHCIINVSLDKRGQLKYTLRDTNSNTGTFVDNVELRQGERRTIEDGTLFTIGATSIILRTHNGDE